CGATTCCGCATACGAATTCGATTCGAACGAAATCTTGCCCAGCGAATTGTCTACAAACAGACCATCCGCCAACGGATTGGCCGCCAGATACCGCACGGCATAATCGACGGCCCAATCTTGATAATGCTCATTATTCACATTGGCGGCATAGCGATGCTGCCCGTAAGCCGGGTAGAACAACCGACTTTCGTAAACAAACCGGGCATCCATCCCCGATTGCCGGCGGCTGTACTCGGCATCGTTCAGATAGCCGTCACCGTCCAGATCCGCCTTCGCGTCAAAGGCCGGCGTCACCCCCGAATCCCGGCCACCCGCCTTGACATAATCCCGCCCCAGAATCGATTTCGCGCGGGGCGGAATCCCATCCGACAACGTGCGATACCGCACCTGATACAGATATTGCCCCTTGGCATCCTTCGAGGCGACCCAATCCTTGGGCGGATCGAACAGCACCTGCCCACTGCGAGACAAGCCACTGGTGGTATCCCGCAGCGTATTCAGCGGTGCCCACGCAATCGCGTTCCCCTGGGCATCCACCTGCGTGACATACTCCAACTGGGCCGACCAGCCATCCAATGCCCGCGATTGCAACTGAATGTTGATTTCGCGGAATTTTTCCAGATAGCCAATCGTCATCGATTCGCCGAGATTCCCGAAACTGACCAGTTCCGAATTCTGGCGGGCATCGCGCGTGTAATCGGTCCAGGTCGAACCGCTGCCGACGAGAATCGACCAGAATTGATCCACCGGCCGCGATGATGCACTGGCACCAAACCACGCCATCGGTTCCGTCGCATGGAAGAACGCCGCTTCCCGAGAAATGCCATTCGCATCCGCGTAGGCATTCCAATCTGGCAGCATTTCCAGATACAGATTCGAGACATTGTGATAAATCACCGAATTGGTGTTGGGCGAAACGGAATTCATCCACTGAATGAAGTCGCCGTTGGGAATCACCAAATCGACGCTATTTTGCAACAGGGCCGCTTCCAACTCCGTCATCGGCGTCCCGGAATAGGCCAGCTGCGCAATGCGAATATGGTTGTACTTTTGCGGAATCGGGCTGACTTGCACCGGCGAGGTCGGTGGCACCGTTGGCGGAGTCACCGGCGGCGTGACGGGCGGGGTCACCGGCGGCGTGACCGGAGGCGGCACCGAGACCGAATCGCGGAATCGCACCGCGACATCGTCATAGAACACTCGCCCCGCACCGCCCACACTGCGGTTCATGCCAACATAGCCATGGCTGGTGATGGTGGCATCGGTCGCTTGCAACGCCACACTGGGCAAGCGATTCCAGGTGCCATCGGAATCGAGATACGCACCAGTATCCATGCGAATGATACTCGCCCGCAGATTCGGGCCATCGGCTTCGATTTGCAGCCGCAACCAGCTATCGATGCGGCCGCTTTCCGCCTGAAGCGTCGCCAGCACCGTCGTTTCCCCGTTCACCACGCGCAGCAGTTGCACTTGCATTTCGCGCGTCACGCTCAGGGCGTAGTAAGTCGGTGTTTCGCCATTGAGATTCTGCCCCCGCACCAACAACTCTGCGGGAGAAGCCCCATCGACAAAGACCGTCGCGCCATATTCCACACTCGCGCCGTATTGATGATCCAACCACATGCGGGCCGCGGTTGCCGCATTCCCCGCCGCCAACACGGAATTGAGCGTGCTCGTGGCATTCACCGCCGACACTTGGAACCCACCCTTATTGGTGTTGCCCCAATGCGACCAGCCATCCGGCACCGTCCCCCGTTGCGAATCATCAAAGCCAAATCGATCCACGGGCTGATTCGCTTCTGCCGCCGTCGATGTGACCACGAAATGATCAAAACTCACCGTCCCGGCATAACCACTGCCGCGACCCAACCCGACATGCCCCGCTCGACTCAGGGTGCCATCTTCGGCTTCCATCGCCCAGGTGGGTGTGGATTGCCACGACCCGGAACGATTGAGATACTTCGCCGTTTCGGGCTGATAAATCTGCACCCGCAGCGTGTCCCCATCCGCCGCCAATGTCACTTGGGCCCACTGATGTTCTTGCCAGGATTCGGTTTGCAGCGTCTCAATCACGGTTCGCTGGCCATCGACCACCCGCATCAGCTCAATTTCCATGCCGCGAGTCACCGACACGGAATAATAGCTGGGCGTCTCGGTGCCGAGATTCTGCCCGCGTGCGAAAATCTCCGCCGGAATCAGCGAATCCAGATACACCATCGACGAGACTTGCACATCCGCCGGAACCGCCGAATCGTACCACGCTCGGGCCACGCCCCCGCTGGTGGCGGTCGATTCCAGCCCGGCCGCTCCCGAAAAGACCTGACTGGCCCCCTGCTGCATCGTGGTTTCAAGCCCCGATGTATACGAAACCCAGGTCTCTGGTAGGGTTTGCCCCTCGGCGGTCGTCTCGAAACTCTCTTCGGCAAGCACGGCCATGGTGTCATCGGTCAGATCGCTGGTGGCTTCGAATTCGTCGAAGACAGCTTTCCCGGCCACGCCCGATGCCCGTGCCAAGCCGACCTGCCCGCCATCGGATAATGCCGTATCGCGGCCCAGAATCGCCGCCGTCGGTGCCCCCTGCCAACTGCCGTCATGGCTGAGATATTGCGCGGTATCCGTGCGGAAGACGCGCACACTCAACTGATCGCCCTGAGCCCGCAGCGACACTTGCACCCAGCCATCGGATTGCGGATTCGCCGTCTGCACCTGATCCAAGACGGTCACTTTGCCATCCATCACCCGCAGCAATTGCAATTCCATGCCGGAGGTGATTTGCACCGCGTAATAACTGGGCGCGGTGGTCTCAAGATTTTGCCCCCGCACGAACAGCGACGTGGGGACGGGATTGCTCAGATCGACCATCACGGAAGTCTGAACATCTGCCGAATACGAGGTATTCATCCAGATGCGGGCTTCGGTGGTGGCCAAGCCGGTACTCACCAGCCCGCTGCCATCATCAAACCCCGCATGGGGTTGCGTCGAAAAATCGGCTTGCTCGTCGTTGCTCCAACTGCTCCAACCCGTGGAGGGATTCTGACCCGCCGCCGAGGAATTCACCAAGCCATCCCCCAGCCAGCTATTGGCGGCAGGGACTTCTCGGGTCTCCAACGATTCGATTCCCAGGCGTGCTGGCCGGCTTTGTTTGCGTGCGAACATTCGTAGCCCCTCCAGGATCATTCCCGGCGAGGACTGATACGGTGCAACCACCATCATGTCAAGTTCGACCGTCTTTCCGGCCCGCAACACTCATTGCCCGCTCACGATTTCGGGGGCGATTCGCAGTCGCAGGCTTCGCCAAATTCGCATCGCTGCCCGGTTCGCCTCTGGTGCCGGCTGTCCCCGCTTGTTATCATCGGCCTGAATTGCCCATCTGAGGGGAACTGCTTCCCAGCATCTTCGGAGACGGAACATGCGCGCAACCATTCGCTGGTTTTTGAGTTTGGGCGTAGGCACCGTGATTCTCGCCTGGGCCGCCCTCGCCGCCGAGCCGGAGCCGTTCAACGTCCTCATTCAACGCGAAAAGATCGAAGGCAAGCTCATCACCGGCAGCATTTCGGTCAACGGCGAGAAGATTGGCACCTGCTACGAAAATCTCGACAAGAAAATCCCCGCGGGCACCTTCCCCGGCAAAATTCGCACCACGTCGATGCGCAACCATGCTCAAGGACCAGGCGGCGTGATGGGCAACTCCGGCGACTTCTTGCTGGAAATCACCAACGTCGTTGAAGCCGATGGCCGCAAACGCACCGATATTCTGCTGCACCTGGGGAACAAGCCCGAACATTCGCTTGGCTGTGTGCTGCTCGGTCCGCCCAGCCGACGCGATCCGAAAACCAAACTCGCACTCCTGGATGAAGGCCACCCCCTTCGCGTGTTGCGCAAAAAATACTTCGGCAGCGAAACGCCCAAGGTGCCGGTCAATCGTCCCATCACGGTGACGGTCAACGATCCACCAAAATAATCGCATTTCGGTCATGCGATCGGGCACGCTCCGGTTTCAGGTGCATCGCCCGAATCGCGTGGCGTGATTGCGGACCACGAACTGCCGCATCAGTCGAATGACCGCCCGATGACGATCGCCGAAAGGGCACCATGCACCCCGCCTTATCGCAACTGGATCATCGCCCCTGGCCGCTCCCCGCAAAACCGTGGACTTGGCGGCAACGGTGGAGTCATCTGCTGTTTGCGCATTGGCCCGTTCCGGCGGCAGTCTTGCAGCCGTTGGTGCCGGAACCACTGGTGATTCAAGAGTTTGCGGGGACATCATGGGTGGGAATCGTCCCATTTGAAATGAGCGGCGTCACCCGCTGGCCATTTCCGCCCATGCCGGGACTGTCGGCATTTCCAGAATTGAATCTGCGCTTGTATGTCGAATATCACGGCAAACCCGGCGTCTGGTTCCTCAGCCTGGACGCCGCCAATGCCATCGCGGTGTGGGCCGCCCGCACATTTTTCCATCTCCCGTATGTGCATGCCAAGATGAGCACGCAGCGCGAGGGGGAGTGGTTCCACTATCATTCGCAGCGGTATCGGATTGATCCTCCCTTGTCCCAGCCGGTGACCGTGACGGCCCGGTATCGCCCGATTGGGCCCGTTCGCCGAGCGCAACCGCATACCCTGGAACACTTTCTGCTGGAACGCTACTGCTTATTTGCGCGATCGCCCCGAGGCCGCTGGTACTGTGGGGAGATCCACCACCACCCCTGGCCGGTGCAATCCGCCGAAGCCGAGTTGGACGCCGCCCAACTCGCCGCCGCTAGCGGAATCCAACTCGACGGCCCGCCCCCGCAGTTGCATTATTGCTCGGGTGTGGAGGTCGCCGTGTGGGACTTGCAGCGAATTACCGAAGCCCCATCCGGGCAATGACTTCCGATGGCATTCCGGAAGCAACCCCGATTCCGAATCGACTCCCCATTCGCCAGTCAATTGGCGACATCCTTCCGCCGGAGGAAATACGCCGCTGCCAGCATCAGCGCCAGCGTCTGCACCGCGAGGCCAAGACACGGCCACACCAGCGAATCATCGTAATTCTGATAAAACGGAAACTGCGAGGGAAAACTCGTCTCCCCGGTTCGCACCGCACGATACGCCCAATAGACGGGCGATCCCAAAAACGGCAGCCAACTGAGCGGCTGCGTATCAATGGTGATGATTCCGCCGCCCAGAATGAATTGCGGAATCAGCAGATACGGCAAGAGCGCCGTCGCCTGATCGCTGGAGCCAACAAACGCCGACAGCGCCAACCCCATCGCCACCCCACAGGTGGACAGCAGCAGGAAAATGCCAATCATCTGATCGTATGGCAAATGATAGCCGGGATGCGGGACCGGGGTGCCGAGCGTCTGCTTGGCAATTTCCAAGAATCCGTACACACATCCGACCAATAGTACGGTTTGCAATCCGGATAGCAGCGTTTGCAGCACAAACTTGCTGAGCAGATACGGCGGGATGGACAAATTCACCGCCCGTTCTCGACCATACACAGCCGACTCTTTGACAATTTCCTTCGCGGAATTGTTGCAGCCCAGCCAGAGCACACTAATGCACAAAATAAAGATGAGCGTGTAATTGTATCGTGGATCGACGACCACCTCGGTGGGCACCAGCGGCGTATCGCTGGCGAGGAGTTGTTCCAGCACTGTCCGCGTCGGGCTGGGGGCGAGCTGCTGCACGGCCATCGACGCCGCATCTCGTTCCAGGGTAATCAGTTGGCGCGGCACGACCATCAGCCCTTCGAACGGCTTGCCGTAGAAGCCGAGCAGAAAGCATGCGGCAATCATGGGTGCCTGACAGAATGTCAGAATCAGACTGCGACGATCATGCCACAGCAATTCCATATAGCGGAGCAGCAACACGGGAAACTGCTGGAAGAACGGCAACCGCGGCAGCCGCATTTGTCGCAATCGGCGAATGTGCGGCGTGATTCCCGATTCGTCTTTGGAGGAATGCTTAGCCGCCTCGGTTTTGGCTTTGAGTCGTTCGCGGGCTTGAGACAGCGACGCCATTTCGTTGGCAGTGAGTTCTTGCGTTTTGGATTGTCGGGCGGCGGTCAGTTCGGGCGTTGGCAGCGGAATGGGCAT
This DNA window, taken from Tuwongella immobilis, encodes the following:
- a CDS encoding YqjF family protein, which gives rise to MHPALSQLDHRPWPLPAKPWTWRQRWSHLLFAHWPVPAAVLQPLVPEPLVIQEFAGTSWVGIVPFEMSGVTRWPFPPMPGLSAFPELNLRLYVEYHGKPGVWFLSLDAANAIAVWAARTFFHLPYVHAKMSTQREGEWFHYHSQRYRIDPPLSQPVTVTARYRPIGPVRRAQPHTLEHFLLERYCLFARSPRGRWYCGEIHHHPWPVQSAEAELDAAQLAAASGIQLDGPPPQLHYCSGVEVAVWDLQRITEAPSGQ
- a CDS encoding DUF5675 family protein, whose protein sequence is MRATIRWFLSLGVGTVILAWAALAAEPEPFNVLIQREKIEGKLITGSISVNGEKIGTCYENLDKKIPAGTFPGKIRTTSMRNHAQGPGGVMGNSGDFLLEITNVVEADGRKRTDILLHLGNKPEHSLGCVLLGPPSRRDPKTKLALLDEGHPLRVLRKKYFGSETPKVPVNRPITVTVNDPPK